AGACCTAGCACCGAGCTGGCCCTGGATGATGCTTGTTAACTATTGCTGAATGATGAGACCTCTGGCTGGTCTTTCATTTCCAGCCCGACTTGTCCCGCAGCTGTTTCACACCCCTTGTTCTGAGGGGGCCACAGAAAGGGTTCTCCGTGGGTCCTGAGCTGCCAAGGATCGTGCCCTTGAGTCTGTGTGGTCTCACGGggtcctctgcccccacccattCCAAGCATCCCCAGTACTTTGGGGTCAGGGTTGGCAACCAGGGCAAGTCCTGACTGTAGCTTTGTCCTCTGACCTCAGAACTCTTATGGGCTCTGCCCTCCCAGCAGACAGTGTTCCTGAGGCTAGAGCTCCCTCCTCAGCTGGCTTCCCGGGTTTTCTGTGGGGCTGGGGGGTCCACTGCTAGGTTTATACAACCCTTTgttctctctgctccctgctcatTAGTGCCTCTGCCACAGGGAGGACAGGCAGGGGGGAGGACGAGGGTGTCCATTTACTGCTGCGACAAAAGTGTAGTCTGAGGAGCGGACCCTGGCAGTGGGGCGGGATTCCCTGGGACCCTTGCCTGGCTGGGTTGTCCCTGTCTTCTAATTGCAGTCAGCCTGGCCGGTTCTGTCTGGCAGCCTGTGGCTCTTTTTGAAGAGGGTGACCTGGAATGGAATGACAGAGGTCAAGGGGAGAGAATGGGGTGTGGACCGAGGTGTACTTGGGTTCCACCTCGGCTCTGGAGTCTTTGTtcctaaacctctctgagcccttcTCCTCTCTAATTCCCGTCACCCATCTCGGGAGAGCCTTTAGAATGGCTGCCTGGTTGAGGTTTTGTGACCCTTGCCCACCTTGATCTTCACAAAATGTGCCAGTTTaaccctccctcttcctcatAGGCTGCTTAACACCTGGTGAACTCACCTAGGAGCTATTTGTCTTTGCCTGTCGCGGGGCAGGTTTGAGTTTTAGCTGATGTCCCAGGCTTTGCTTGCTCATACCCAGGGCTTTTCATTACAGCACTTCTTATGGGTGgttctctatttcctcatctctatGGCTGTGGTCCAGTTCACTGGTCCAGATAACagggccctgccctgggctgTTTCATGGGTTGGGTAGGAAAAGGctatagcttttatttatttattttttttgagctCTTTTCCTGCCCTGTTACTTCATCTTTATGCCTCCCTCTGGTCCTCCCAGAATGCCTGGCATCTGTGGTTAGGGTTTCTGTGGGACAATGAACCACAGTGGAAATTTTCAGCATCATTGTTTCTGTTCCAGCTAATTCATACAGCCTCCAGAGGGCACAGATCTCCCTGAAGGCCTTATTGGAGCCTCGAGACTGATTGCTGGGATCACTTGATGGAGCCCAAGGGCTGTGGATCAGCCTGTGGGCACGGGTAGTCCAGAGGCTGCTGGGAGCACCGGGGCCCCCTGGAGGGCCAGCCCAGCCACCACTTTGGTTTTCAGGGGGATGAGAGAAGCCAGTGGTCCTTAGACCCTTTCCCTGGAGTCCTCCAGGGGCCTTGGAAAGCTCACCCAGGCGGCTGCTTTCCCACATGCCGTCTTGCCCCATGTAGCCCGAAGCAGCTTGCTAACCAACTGGAAATTTCTTTGAAGTTATCTCTGTTATCTTAGAGATTCACTTAGATTTTGAATTCTGTTCTGTAATATATCCTTCTGATTGTATCTGTAACAAACACCATGCTCAGCATGTGGCTTGGAGTCCTCCTTCCCTTAGCCACACTCCCCAGAGTCCGAGTTTAAGAACCAAGGAGTGGGGCACCTAGAGGCACCTTCTTCCTAGTTGGGCAGGAAACTAACCAGGAGGGCATCATCCTGCACCCTGCTGTGGAGGGCAGCCGTGAATGAGGAAGCGGTGAGACAGCTAGATTTCTCTCTTTAAGGCCAGAGACTTCAGGCCTGGGGGTGCCCCCATGGTGCTGGCTCAGGAGAACCAGGCCTCTGCCTCTTTCTACCCATGCTCTAGGTGGGCTTCTCCCATACACACTGTGCATCTCATTAAGGTGCCAGTGCTGCTTTGCCAAGTCCAGGGTGGGGCCCAAGAGCCTGCATTTCTACCAGACGATCGCCTTGGGTGGCCACCATCCTGGTCAGGGTTACACTTAGAAGGGCAGCCTCAGAAGAAGCTAGTAGCTGGGTGGCCTGCAAAGAGCCCTTTGTCCCAATGCCTGGCCCTTTCCCCTGTGACTTTTGCCCCTGTAGCTTCCTCGGGGCCTCATCTGAGCCTTTGGAGTTGTGAGAGTGAGAGCCCGGTCCTGCGGGCTGTCTCTGGGGTGGCCAACGCAGGTGTAAGTCCTTCACGGAGCAGGATTTCCTCACTACCTGCGGTTTCTTCATTTCTCATTCGTGGCTTCCGGTTTTGGTTGTTGGGGGTTTTGTTGTGTGACTTTTGTTTCCGGGGTCTCTAGGTATATTCCTAGGTCAGGAGTGAGGCAGCTCTAAGCCCAAGGTTTTCTTTCTGGGGGCACAGTGAACAGCGTTTCCAGCCAGAGCTGCAGCTCAAGAAGTGATGAGTGGGAGGAAGAGTAGCGCCTGGGCTGGCTCTCTGCACGGCCGCCTTCCTCAGGAAGCCTGCTTCTCTCCGTGCCGTGGGCCGTCCACCAAGTGGTGTTGAGAATGTAGATGTTTTGGGAGGTTTCTGCTCCCCTCAAATACAGATCATCATCATTTTGAACCTAAACCAAATGAAGCCTAGAAACTGGTTTGGCTGGAGCCTTTGCTTCTACCCAGAATAGGATGTTTTGGTTCCCACTCCAGGGGGCGTTTGGTTGCATGCTGGGAACCACAAGTCGGCTTGCGTGGCGTGTCAGCTCCTGCCTGGGAGCTCGCATGGGGACAGCCCTTTCACAAGGCAGCCTTGGAAGTGGTCCTCTTCTCTTTCTCGGAAGCCCGTGCAGCCTTGGCTTGGAATCTGAAGGGACTGGGACAGAGGGCGTATGGTAGGCGTGGCCCCGCTGTCTGCAGTTGCAGGCTCGAGTGCCCAGAAAAGCTCGTGCACTGGGATTCTGCATCCCCCAAAGCAAAATTTCCAGAAGGGCCTTCTTGCCTTTTGAGCCTCGGACAAGTGAGGAGCTCCCCCAGGGAGAGACCCCCTTCTTCCACCCTCTACTCCCACCCCAGCAAGTTTGGGGTCGGGGAGTGTACATGCGATTACGCCACCAGGGGTTAATTGCCTAAGAGGGAGATTCTGGTTACACAGACTCTTTATAAACATAAAGAACCTAAGGCACCTTGGAGGTGCAGGCGCTGTGCTTGGATGAAAGGCTGAAGGTGCTGACGAAGACTCGGGAGCAGAGCGGCCATGCAGACAACTGTGTGGCCCCAGCCCTGTGGGCTGAGTAATCGAACGCAAAGCTTTTACAGGAATGCCTGGTTGGCGTTTTCAGAACAGAAGTAAGAGAATTGGGTGGGGCCCAGCAGGGGAAGTGACACACTGACTCATCTGAGGCTGGTGATGAGGGGGAACAGTCATGAAGACCCTGTGTTTGGAAAAACAGGCAGGTCCTCCTACCATGCTGACGGGCTCTGGGGCTGGGGTTCCTCCTTGCTCTGGTCTGGAGCCAGGACTCACTGCCTGGGTTATGGGCCTGAGGACCATGGCTTTCTTCCGGCTGAGGCCAGAGAGACACTGGGTGTGCCCAGAACAGCCCCCTCAGACCAGGGAGGGCGAGTAGTGCAAGTGGGGGCATATGGGTTTGGGGGCCGCCAGAACCCGGCTTAAATCCCTGCTCAGACAGAGTTGGGCTGAATTTCTCTGGGCCTTActtttcctcatccataaatTGGGGCTGAAATTGAGCTCACAAgatcttatgaaaaacaaaagacagtACTGTGCACAAGGAGGCTGGCATCTAAGTGTGCAATTTCTGTTCTAATCTGGGCTGTGCAGACCGGGGGCTCTCTGGGCCTCGGGGAATGTGCTAGCAAACTGCCAAACAAAATGGTCAGCAGGATTCATGTGAACCTATGTCCTTGAAGGGAGGGTCTGCTTCCTCTGTCTGCTCGCAGCGGTATGGTGGGAGCCTGCCCCCGGTTTGGCTGGGTCAGGGTGAGAGATGGGAGGCCCCTCCTGAGACCACCTGGAGCTGATTTCCAAGGGAGTGGTGGCTCTCGGGCCCTTGAgatcccacagggtgtgtacccCATCCCTACATCTCTGTGTACCTCCCTGCACACGTGACACTTTTTTTGTCGTGTTGATCAGTTTGGTTTTAGTTATCACTGTTCTACATGTGTCCTGAGTTGTGACTCAGTTCATTGGTTGGAACTCTGGGGATCCTCCCAGCTCTAGAATTTGACAGAATCTCCTTTGGGCCTTGCAGACACATGTGAAGCTGTGAGTGGCAAAGGCTGGCCCCAGCTGTCCAGCGCCAGTGATGTGGGAGTCTGTGTGTGGGGCTGCTTTCCCTCCATGTGCTGCTCACCGGCCACACCCTTGATTTGCCGGTCTGTTCTGTGTTCCCAGGCTGTGTGtttggtggagggggtggggagctaATCAACAGCTTATTTTTTGCAAATCCTCATTCCCTCAGAGTCAGCTTTGTTCTAGAGAAGGAAGCACGTCTTGAATATCATATAGTCTCAGCTGCAACTAATTGAAACCCAGCTCCCAAGTAGCCTGAACAATGTGGTTGTTGCAGGCTGTCTAAATGGCAGGCTTTGGTTTCATTCGGTGGCCCTGGtgctgtttctctgttttctgctcTGTGTCTTATTTGTGTCCTCAATATGATTCCCTCATGGTGACAAAATGGCTGTGGCAGAACCGGGCTTCTCACCTGCTGGCCAGAGGGTTGGTGTCTTGCCAGTGGCTTTCCTCTAAGTGTGAAGAAGCATGGTTTCCATAAACCCCAGCAAACCTCCCTCATGTCTCACTGGTCAGGTTAGGCCCCTCTGGCCAGGGGAGAGGATGTCCAGTTGGTCTACCCTGAAGCTTCGGTTAGGGGTTGGGTTTCCCTGAAACAGTCTTGTGCTATGGACCCTGAATAGCTAATGGGATACTTTTAAGGAGATAAGAAGAAAGACTTGGGGGATGGGCAACCACCTGTCCTCACACCACACCTGTGACCAGTCAGTGCTCACAAAGTTGTTACCTTTAGTCCCTGAATTTTGTTGCCTCTGGCTCCCCTCTACAGTGTCCTGGgacttcttccccttcccctcccccacgaAGCTTCCCCACTTAtttggggcgggggcgggggcggtccTCACATGCTAGTGTGTTCTGGTCTTTCTGCTGAGGTCTGATACCTGAGACCCCCCAAGGCACTAGCAACTGCCCCCCTGCTGTCCTCTCAGCCCCCTGTGTTTTCCTGCTGCTGGGCCAGGCACAGCTCTTCTGCACAGAGGGCATCGCGGTGGTCTCGGGGACTAGGGGAGCCCTCCAGGCTGGGCCGCACCCTGTCGTTTGGGCCTCCAGGCAGGGCTGCTCATGCCCTTAGTCTTCCAAGGGCCTCCCTCCTCGCCCatcctgctccctctcccaggTGGGAGTCAGTTCCCAAAGCCTGGGGCGAGGAGGCAGCTGCAGACCACCCTCTCCCCTGGGggcttttctcctgcctcccctttagTTAGCAATCAGAAGCCCCCAGCTGCACACAGCTCGGGCACCTCCACTCCCTGTAGCCAGCCTTGCCAAACCCAGTTCTGAGTGGATCCAAGACAGTGTTCAAGACAAGTGGAGGACGTTAAAGGGCACAGTTCCTCTCCTGGGCCTTTGAGGGTCACCCATCCACTGGCCAGTTTCTTTCCTccagctgctgcccctcccctggcTCCTGCCTACTTGTTTCCTCCAGGGCAGAGAGGACCTGCAGGAGCTGGGGACAGACGCCCtatctctctctctggctcttcttttcttgtttttcagttATCATTTTAAGTATGTAGTAATGCCTTCTCATCCAACCCTCAATGAATTGAGAACTATATGTTGTTaagttttggaaaatacagaaagggataaagaaaaaaaaaaagtcttccataGTCCTACAGCTCAGAGAAAAGCACTGTTAACCtttttgtgattttctttccagtctttcttCCAAATGTGTGGATGAATACTCTTGAAGATATGACTGGGTCATGCTATATACAGTTTTATATCATGCTATTTCATTGAATGATGAGCATTTGATTATGAGCATtttccatgtcattaaatattttacagCATCATCTTTCACCTGCTGCATGGTTTTCTATTATATGTACCATGATTTagttctttgttattttttaaacggTGCTACAGTGGGTATCCTTGATTACttccacaaaaataaatttctagagGTGAAATGGGTTTGCTGCTCCACCTCCAGGCCTGAGTGGTCCCTGTTGTCAGGGGACAGGCTTCATAGCCCCTTCTCAGGGAAGTTCAAGCCCCAAATGGATTCTCCCATCGGGCAATGCCAGGATGAGTGCTGCATTATACTGTAAACCGTCCCTGGGCAGCGGAAGGTCAGAGGTATCTGGGGTCCTTGTCGTCACTCCCCATCCAGTATCACGTGATCACACTACTCCCAGGTGCCCTTGGCAATGCGCTTTCCATGAAAGCCATGCCCAGATGCTTTGTGGGATGGCGCAGCCCAGGAATGTTCTCTTGGGAGAATGAATCCCTTACAACTCTCGTTATAGTGGGAAGATGCCTGAAGTGGACTATGCGGTCCTGTCGGAATGGTTTGACTGGATTGTGAGGAACATCGACGTGTCCATCGATTTGATAGGTGAGACAGTCCTACCCgcctccctcccctgggcccaGTGAGGATGTGCTTGGCTGGGGCCCCACCCAGCAAGGGTAATGGGCAGGGCCCTCACCATTGGCCGGTCTTTACCTGTATGAATCCAGCCACCCCTTCTGGAGATGTGCTCTGGCTTGTGTTCCTCAAGCTGCTTTCCCCTCAGTCCCTTGTGATCTGATGGATTTTCCTAGTTtgtaagggagggaggagggacaaaACCCAGACATTTACTAAGAccctctgtgtgccaggccccatgCTAAGCTCTGTCTACATGTGGGACCTCATTCAGCCTCACGATGACGCTGTGGTGCTGGTGACACGGAAAAAGAACAGAAGTCAGGAGTCAGGCCAGTCAGGCCACACAGCCAGAGCCGGTCAGTGGTCCAGCTGCGAGCTGGCCCTGTCTGTGTTTCCTGCTTGGGGCTCCTGGCAGGTGTTTCTCTCCGCGCCTTTCCCAGACACCCACGTACCtgccttctcctgcccttggcttTCACTTCCAAGCCTTGAACCAAGTAATTaaagccacattttttttttaatctcagtttaTCTCCGGACCACTCCTGAGACCTGTTACCAGAGGTTAAAGATGAGATGCAGGGAAGAGGAGAAGGTCATTCCACTGGTAAGGACCCCTTTAACCCAGGTAAAGATGCCCTCCCACCtggcctggccccacccaccgTGAGATCTTTGTGCTGCTGttgcagagagagaaacaggaaatgagcatgttgagggtGAACTCTGACTTCCTCTATGGCTGGAGACTTGGTGCCCTGTCTAGATATGCTTCAGTTCCTGTGGCCCCACACTCAGTGGTTGGCACCATTTGTGCTCAGAGGCGTCCCTTCTCCCCTGCCCGCCCAGGCATCACCAGGGCTTGGCTGGTCCACCTCCTGAGGATTGCTTGCCTTTGTGCCCTGCTCTGGGTCTTTGCTAGGACGTACCCACCTGCTTGTTGCTACATGCGCAGAGCCTGGCTGGGAGATGGTACTCACTGGTGTTTGCCCAAGGCCTCGGGTTCTGGCCTGAGCCATGTCAACTCAAGTCAGGACAGTTGTAACAGGCTCAGACTTCTCTCCCTGACCCGGTCCCTCATTCCCCCATCTCCCTCTGAAGTTCAGCCTCCACACTACAGTTTGGTGATGTTTCCAATACAGAACACCACTCATGATTTCCCAGCCCCAAACCCTTTAGTGCCTCGCTGTTGTCTAGGATGAAGTCTCTACTTGTAGTGTGCCATCCAGGATCCTGCATGGCTGACTTCCTCTCCTGCCACTCCCTGCCTTTCATGCTCTGACCATAAGGAACTAGTtgtggccacacacacacacacacactcacactcactctctttctgtgtctcagtccctgtttctctctccttctcaccATAGAATTACAGATATGCCTTTGCATAGTGGTTTCTTTTGCTTGCCAAGTCTGATgttacctcctccaggaagccttccttgaccttcTCTCCACTGTACTCCCCCAGCCTCTGTGCTTATTATGGTCACAGTCATTGGGAGAAACATACTGaaattatttatgtgtttgaTCCCTGTCCCTCACAAAACTACTGTGAGCGTTTTAAGATTAGATCTTATTCCCTCTGCATCCTCAGCATGTATCCCAGGGCTTGGCATCTAGGAGTTGCTCAGTTAATATTGAACTGAATACCCCATGTGAATGCCACTGGAAATACACAGACAGATGCCGGGCAGGCATTTGCTGGGGTGTCATGGGGGTCTGAGCTCAGAATGGGCTGGACTAGAGGTCCTAGAAGGCCAGTTCAGCCCCTGTCCAGCTTCGTGGGGTTCCCAGAAGGCCTGTCCAGCTCCTGAGGCCTGCCTAACCTGGTTTCCTCCGGGCCCAGCAAGGTAAATTCCAGCCATGAAGGCCCGAGCATCACTGCAGGCAGCTGCTTTGAAGTCTGGGGACAGGAGTGATCAGAGGAAGGGGGAAATGGAGCAGAGTTGGCCCATGCTGGAATGGGGCAGGACAGCTCTGTGTGGTGACCCACATGCTCCTGAGAAATGACAAGTCTGGAGTCCCTCCAAGCCCTTTTCCAAGACATTGTCTTTGCGGTTTTGACAAGGCCTGTAGGACGAGTCTGTTGTTGCTGAGGGAGAACTCGGTGGTGGATGAAGAGGCGGCAGTGCCATTTACCTTTCTGGGCTGGGAGTAAATTGCCACTTGAGGAAGTGTTCGTGGGCGACTGAGAGCACCTCGGCCTGCGTGTGGGAGAGCGCATGCAGTCCAGTCCTGCCGGCTCAGAGGCGTGTCCAGGCCTCTTTTCCCTTGGGTTCCACCTTGTCAGGCTTTCTTAAGTTGGTCTTTATGGTCTAGAGATCCATGGAGCCGTAGGTTGTCTGGGGCGGGCTGGAGCAGTGGGGCTCCTAGGCCAGTGAGGGCTTTAGTCCTCTTGGTGGGAAGGACGGAAGGGAGGGTTCAGAGGCTACTCAGGCCCCCATGAAGGTGTGGTGGCCCTCCTGatggagaagcagcagaaaaCGAGAGGAGGCAGGCAAGAGGGTGTGTATGAAGCACCAGTGGAGTAGACTGTGCTGGAGGGATGGGCCAGCCGGTCACAGTGATGCTTCTGATGGTCACGATGCCCGGGCCCACTGGTGGGGTGCTAGGCCGTGTTTATCATTGTCTGCCTGAGCCACGTTGGCTGTTGTGAGCTCCTTTGTCCAAGCCACTGCCCCGTGGTCATCGCCATTCACCCTACCTGCCCGAGACCTTTGGCGGGAGAGCTTGCTCCCTTCCCCGCCCCCACAGCCCATGCATTTGTGTTTCTGGCAGGAGTACCTGGATGCTGTTCACCACCTATATGAGGAGTGGCTCATCAAAGGGGGCCATTTCCCTGTGGCAGCCCCTGTTCTGGTAAGTCCCCTGCCAGGGCGGGAGACTTTTCTAGAAGGAGGGGTGCCCGGGGGAATGTCAACTACTCTGCAGTCTGTGGAAGGGAGGGCCGAGTCCCTCAGAGCTTGAGAATTCGGAAGAACGAAGCAGGGAGGGTGGAAGGGACTCTGTCCCACAGTCCCCATTCTGGAGTGAGTCTCACACACCCATGACACAATAGCATCTCATTTATCTAGCATCGTCATTGAAGGAATGTTCCAGGTGGTTGGAGCCCCTAGACCTGGGTTTTGGCTTTAACCACTTGGGGTGGTGGGCTTCTGACACACCTGTCCCTCTCTCTGTGGATGGCAGGCCCAGGGCCTCATTGCACCTTTTCTTGGTGACCCAGGGCATCTGAAGGAACATCAGTTGCTGTTCTGGTCTGTCACACAGTGATGCCCTTAGGAGGTGCTGAGGTGTGTAGGACTGTTTGCCCCAGACTACTAATGCCTTTGAATTCCCGTTTGCTTTTTACCATAACCCCCTCTCTCCTGCTGACACTCACCATCTCTGTGTTGATGTTGTGTCTGCCCACTCAGTgtttccctgcttcccctgtcCCCTCGTTTTCTGATTTGCTGCTGCCGAATTTCTTGAGGCAGGCAAGTGGGTACCTCAGGCTGTTAGGAGCACGTATGCAGTGGGGGAACTGAGGGACGACCGTGCACAAACTTGCACATGGCCTTGGGCGTGTCTGTTTGGGCTGCTCAAACACTGTACTCGCAACTCTTCCAGGCAGTGAGGTTTCTGGAAAGTGAGATGTTACTGTActggattttaaaagaaaactaactTTCCCCCCTCATTATAGAAAAGTGGATGATATAAaatgatgaggaaaaaaaatcatttatgagCTTGCCACAGGGATGACTGTAGTAGATTCTTAAATGAAAATATAGTTGAGACTGGACTGACCTAGAACCAGGAGCTCTTTGGCTCTAACCTTGCTTTTTctctgcctgtgaccttgggcttccctgcctctccctgcctcttcccgcccacctccgtctctctctcttcctccgtGAAGGGAGGATGGTGTTGAGGTCAGATGCAGCCCAGTGACCTGTGTGTTTAATTTCCAGGTGATTGAGGCTGACCACGACATGCAGAAAATGGTAGAACTCTTTGAACAAAACCGGCACCGAATATTAACTCCAGAGAATTGGAAGCGTGGTCCATAGGACGGGAAGAGCATGCCAGAAAAGTGCCCGCTGCTGCCAAGTTAGCTATTAGGAGCAATTTGGAGAAATCCGCTCTCAGGAGGGCTTTCTATCTGGCCACATTTGTCTTCCTAATGGTCTTCTCTCCTTCACCAGTGTCTTTATCCTGGGTTTCTGGCCTTCGAGGGTAAATGACATAACAGGACCAATGGGTTTGTCACGCCCTGTGGTGCTCGCAGCCTTGCATCCTCCGGCACCTTCCCTGGCGGTTTCCCACCGCTGGATCCCTCTAAGTAAGGGCAGAGCCACCTGATATTATGCTGGGCACATGGTCTCAGCCTTCAGAGGGTGAGGTAGGGATCTTACATCCCAGGGGAGGAAGTTGAAGCTCAGATAGGCTAAGGGACTCCTCAGGGTCACATAGCCAGTGACGGTGGCATCAGTACCATTCAGACTTTTGGCGACTCTGAAACAACCTCTTGCCCCAGGCTGCctcatcctgagaatcctgcctTCTCTGCTGGAGACCTCACAGGTGCGTGGGGAGGGCCCACGGTACATACAGCCGGCACCATCATTTTCTCATGATTTGAGCAGCTTTCAAGGACAGTTAGCGTTTTTAGATTTTTTACAGAATTGTGCTGTGTTTGGCTTGAGCCCAGTGTTCAGTGGTTCCCTAGCGTGAGGCCCACATGGCCCTTAGTACGTCGTCCTTGGGACTTCCGCGTCCTTAGGAGCATCGTGTGTTGGCTGCTGAATGGTGCTTGGTCTCCTTGGCGACGAAGGTCCTGCTTGAGCTGCTGTTGATTCCCTTTGGGGAATGGCTTGTGGCACTGAGCTAGGGCAGGGGGCTGCCAGCCTGGTTTCTGAGGCTCTTTACTCCATAGTGGCCTCATGTGAGGAGCTTTGCCCTTGGAATTCCTGAGAGTTTGTGGCCCGGGGGAGAGACACAAGTGGCCTTAAGTCTTTCCGAAATGTTTTTCCATCCAAGGGGACACGTTGGGCTGTAGAGCATGAAACCATCTTTATTAGTTCAGAGGAGATCTTAGCTCCGCTCAGCTATAACAGTGCATTGAAGGCACAGCTGTCTCCTGAGTCAAGTaggaagcaagagaaaggaaCATTCTCTTTGGGGACAGTCTGGACGGGGAAGTCAGGGCTGGCAAGCAAAGGCTCTTGCAGCACTGGTGCTCCTGACGTTTGGAGGTGAGTGGAGAGAGCTTCAGGAAGCCCAGCTGCAGACACGGGGAAGAGcctgctgtgaactttggggaAACAGGCCTCGGCCTCTCCGGTGCGGCGGTCGGTGCACATGAAAGCTGGAAGGCCTCATCCCAGCCTCTGTGTGAGTGTGGCATCTGCGATACAGCTCTCTGGTGCTGAATAGGTGACGGGTGCTCCTGGTGGTCCAGACCCAGAGGCGGTGCTGAGAGGGGAGTGCCCTGGCTCCCATCTGGGCCGACTCGGGCCGTGGGGCAGTAGCCCAGTGGAGACGTGTCTCAGCCCAGATGTCAATGATTGACCAAAAGCCTGGGGGAGGCAAAGCCTCTGCTACCAGGTATCCTGACATGCCGGGACCATCTCTGGGACTTTGTAAACAAACAGTCCAGGTTTCCCCACAGCTCAGTTTG
This Camelus bactrianus isolate YW-2024 breed Bactrian camel chromosome 9, ASM4877302v1, whole genome shotgun sequence DNA region includes the following protein-coding sequences:
- the TK2 gene encoding thymidine kinase 2, mitochondrial isoform X2, with protein sequence MYRDACRWGLTLQTYVQLTMLDQHTRPQMSPIRMMERSIHSARYIFVENLYRSGKMPEVDYAVLSEWFDWIVRNIDVSIDLIVYLRTTPETCYQRLKMRCREEEKVIPLEYLDAVHHLYEEWLIKGGHFPVAAPVLVIEADHDMQKMVELFEQNRHRILTPENWKRGP
- the TK2 gene encoding thymidine kinase 2, mitochondrial isoform X1, giving the protein MSEAIILCPVGLTRWLSVTEETGVLQIPHSEVKRCILPPQGLMYRDACRWGLTLQTYVQLTMLDQHTRPQMSPIRMMERSIHSARYIFVENLYRSGKMPEVDYAVLSEWFDWIVRNIDVSIDLIVYLRTTPETCYQRLKMRCREEEKVIPLEYLDAVHHLYEEWLIKGGHFPVAAPVLVIEADHDMQKMVELFEQNRHRILTPENWKRGP